TTGATGAGAATGCCAAAATCAGCTCTAAGGCGTATATAGGGGATTTTGTGCTGGTGCGGGGCGATGTTAAGATCGCTGATGGTGCGGTAGTTAAAGCCGGCGTTAAGATTCAGGGGCCATGTGAGATTGGCGAAAATACCGTTATTGATTCCAACTGCGTTTTGTATCCCCGAACAAGAATCGGCAGAAATTGCTTGATTCACGCTGGAACTGTAATTGGAGCGACAGGATACGGGTATCGTCCGGTAAACCAGATGCCAAAGCTCATCCCCCATAACGGCGGAGTGGTAATAGAAGATTTCGTTGATATCGGGGCAAATTCCTGCGTGGACAGGGCGAAATTCGGAGATACAGTTATCGGAGCAGGCACGAAGATAGACAACCTCTGCCAGATTGCGCATAATGTAAAAGTCGGCAAATGCTGCCTTATAGCGGGGCAGTCTGGAATAGGCGGAAGCACTGTTACGGGGGACGGCTGCATTTTAGCAGGCAATTCCGGAGCAATAGACAACATTGAATTAGGCGATAAAGTTACAATCTGTGCTACTTCTACTGCCCTTAAGAACTTAGAATCAGGCAGGGTAATTGCAGGTCCTAACGGTATAGATAGAGCGAAGTATCTTAAAAGTCAGGTTTTAGTGGGCAAGCTTCCTGAGATTGTGCAGAGGCTGAAAGCACTGGAAAAAAGGTTGAACAATGAAACAGAAAACGATTAAAAACGAGGCTTCACTTTCCGGCAAAGGCCTCTTCAGCGGAAGCGCAGTTGAAGTGAAATTTATCCCGGCAGAGGCGGATACGGGAATTGTGTTCGTGCGTACAGACAACCCCTCGCCAACGAAAATACCAGCCCACGTCAGCTCTCTGATTGAAACAAGCAGAAGAACAGCTCTGGGCAAAGGCGAGGTTACAATCAGCACAACAGAGCACTGCCTTGCGGCCGTTTATGCACTCGGAATCGATAATCTTGTGATAGAGGTTGCAGGGCCTGAACTGCCCGGGCTCGACGGCAGCGCTGCATGCTATATGGAGGCACTGAAGAATGCAGGGATAAAGCAGCTTGCTAAAGATGTGAACGAATTCGTGGTAACTGAGCCTATAGGTATAGTTGAAGACGATGCCTCAATCTATGCACTCCCTGGAGCGGAGGGGAAATATACCGTAAGCTTCGATTTGAACTACAATCAGGTGGATGCTATAGGCAAGCAGCTGTTTTCATTCGAGGTTACTCCGGAAAGCTTTCAGAGAGAAATAGCTCCTGCAAGAACATTCCTGCTCGAGAAAGAGGCTGTTGAATTTCAGAAAAATGGGATAGGCAGCCATCTCTCCCCTGAAGATGTGCTTGTGATCGGCGAGGACGGCCCTATCAGCAATGAATTCCGTTTCGAAGATGAGTGTGTAAGGCATAAGGTGCTGGATATTATCGGAGACCTTGTCCTTGCCGGCGTTCGGATAAAGGGCAAGATTGTGGCTTCGAGAAGCGGGCACGAACTCAACAGAAAGCTCGCTGCCAAGATTTCCGAGCTCTCCCGAAAGCAGCAGAGAAAGAAAAAACGCGGAACAGATGCATTGCTCGATATCAGGAACATCCAGCGGATCCTGCCCCACAGATACCCGTTCCTGCTGGTTGACAAGATTGTCGATATTGAGCACGATTCAAAGATTGTGGGGGTTAAAAACGTAACATTCAACGAGTTGTTCTTCCAGGGGCATTTCCCCTCAAACCCGATAATGCCAGGGGTGCTCATTGTGGAGGCTCTCGCTCAGGTGTCAGGTCTTCTGTTTGCTCAGAAACTTGAAAATACAGGTAAGCTCGCAGTGCTTATGACAATGAATGATGTAAAAATTAGGCGTTCTGTTGTGCCGGGAGACCAGCTCGTGCTGCTTGCGGAAACAGAGAAGGTACGTAGAAGAAGCGCTCAGTGTAGATGTCAGGCAAAGGTGGATGGGAAAGTTGCCGCTGAAGCCGTGCTGAAATTTATGCTGATTGATGACGATGTTTAATGGGGACCAGAGTTTATGGATAATGCGAATATTCATCCAACAGCAATAGTTCAAGATGGTGCCAAAATAGGTGATGGTGTGGTGATTGGGCCAAACTGTTTCGTGGGAAGCGGCGCAGAAATTGGAGACAATACAAAGCTTTCAGCTAATGTTATAGTTGAAAAGAATGTGGTGATGGGCAAGGATAATGTGGTTTATCCGCAGGCGGTCATAGGCTGCGGGCCGCAGATTTTCGGAAAGCCAAGCGATTACAAATACGGCCGGCTGGTTATTGGAGACTCCAACATAATCAGAGAGCAGGTTACGATTCACCCGGGTATGTTTGAAGGCTCTAGCACTGAGGTGGGCAGCCGGAATTTCCTTATGATTGGCGTTCATATCGGCCACGATTGCGTTATTGAAGATGATATCGTTACGAGCAACTACTCGCAGATTTCAGGCCACTGCTGGCTCCAGCGGGGCGTCTGGTTCAGCGGTATCGTAACTGTGCATCAGTTCTGCACGATAGGCCGCTGGGCATATGCCACAGGACTTACAGGAATCAATCACGATATCCCGCCGTTTATGACCGCAAGCGGACATTATCCGTGCGTTGTGCGTACTGTGAATCGACGCGGAATGGCAAGGGCAGGCCTCAGCCAGGAAGAGCAGAAATCTGTAACCGATATCTTCAAAAAGGTTTACAGAGAGGGCGGCCCGATTCTCGAAAAGGTGCGCGAGATGGTGGGCGATGAGTCGCTTAAAGACGTGCAAAGAGAAATAATCGAATTCATCAGCCGCGCAAGCGAACACCGCTTCGGAAGATACCTCGAAACAAAAAGACAAGACTGAGAATAACAGCATTAAAGAGGCGAATTGGAACGCTGGGGCAATGGATAATCTATTAACTATAAAACAGGCAAGTGTTTGGGCGTCAAAACATTTGGGCAGAGATGTTACGCCTTCCAATATCTCTTATCTGGTGCAGTACGGCAGGATACCCAAGAGAGGCGATAACGGCAGAGTGCTTGTTGATAAATTGGAGCTTCAGGCCTATTATAGAAAGCATTTTTCAACAACTGAAGATCGCTGGAAACAGAAACTCGGACAGGACTTAAACTGGCATCTTTCTTTCTCAGACTGCAAAGAATCTGAAAGAACAAAGCATGTACACCGGCTTCATCCGTATAAGGGCAAGTTTATACCTCAGTTAGTGGAGTATTTCTTGGATGAGCATACTGATGAATTCAAGAAAGAGGCATACTTCAAGCCCGGAGATATAGTTTTAGACCCGTTCTGCGGGAGCGGTACAACACTTGTGCAGGCAAATGAGCTTGGAATCAACGCAATAGGGATTGATGTTTCTGCGTTCAATGCCTATATAAGCAACGTTAAGGTCAGCCATTTTGATTTAGAGGATATAAAAGCTGAAGCGGCCAAAATCTCTAAAAATTTGAGTGAGTTTCAGAGGCAGAATAATAATGCAGCCTTCGAACAGCACCTTTTAGAAAAGCTCAAAGAGTTTAATAATAAGTATTTCCCGTCCCCTCAGTTTCGTTTCAAAGTCAGAAAAGGGGAAATAAATGAAAAACAATATTCTAAGCAGAAGGCTGAAGAATTCCTGAAAACTTACAGCAAGCTTGTTGATGAATATAATCTGCAGCTCAGGCAGCCTAAAGAAGATACCTTCCTTGAAAAATGGTTTCTCCAGCCTGTAAGAAATGAGTTGGATTTTGTATTCGAGCAGGTTAAGGGAATTGAAAATATCAAAACCAAGAAAGTTTTGGGGCTTGTGCTCAGCAGAACAATGCGTTCCTGCAGGGCCACAACCCACGCAGACCTCGCCACGCTCAAAGACCCGATAACTCAAACTTACTACTGCAGGAAGCACGGGAAGATTTGCAAGCCCCTGTTTTCTATACTGGGCTGGTGGCAGAGATACGTGCAGGACACAATAGACAGGCTGGAAAAATTTTCCAACCTTAGAACTGACACCTATCAGAGATGTTTAGTGGGCGACAGCCGAAATATAGATATAGTTTCAAACTTGAAAGACAAAGCTCCGAAATTAGCCGCATCCATTCAGGAAGAAGGCGTTGCAGGAATTTTTTCAAGTCCACCGTACGTAGGCCTGATTGATTATCATGAGCAGCACGCCTACGCATACGATCTTTTCGGTTTTGAAAGAAATGATGATTTGGAGATCGGCCCTTTATACAAGGGGCGTGGCAAAGAAGCCAGAGATTCTTATATAGAAGGGATTTCTGAAGTTCTGCTGAATTCCAAGCCTGTGCTTAAAGAAGACTACAATATTTTTTTAGTAGCCAATGATAAGGATGGGCTGTACAGATCTATTGCCGAAAGGGCGGGGATGAGGATTGTTAGAGAATTCAAAAGACCAGTTTTAAGCAGGGTTGAAAAAGACAGGTCAGCTTATTCTGAAACGATATTTCATATGAAGGAGAAATAGGGTTTGGCGCTTTCTTATAATCAAGTTGAGCAGATTAAACAGCTGCTTTCGGAAAAAATAGAGAATAAACTTTCCAGATACGGCAGAGAAACCGTTTCAATGCCCTTTCTTGCAAGGCTTATTCAGGATAATGAGAAGATTGCAGCGTATTCGTTTATCCACTCAATCGCCACAACTTTAGGTATGAGTATCTACGAAGATGTTTCTGTTATAATTGCTTCTGAGAGATCGCAAGAGGCCTACAAGAAATATGGAGTTGGCGGGGTTTTGGCTTCTGAGCAGAAAGACAGGATTTCTTCTATAGTAAATGAACTAAGAAACGGCAGCAGAGACGCAAATATTGAAAATGAAATTTCGGAAGTATTATCCGCCTCAGCTCAAGGTGGTGAATTTCAAAAATCGGGCAATGAAGCCGATTTTTATATGAAAAGAGATGGGGAAGAATATTTCTTTGAAATAAAAACCGTAAAGCCGAATATTGATGTTTTTCAGGCGAGCAAAACCAAGCTTTTGGAATGGGTTGCCAGAAAACGGGAAAGGGTAAATGTATATTTGGCATTCCCCTACAATCCATATCACCCTGAACCTTACAGCCGCTTTACAGAAGTTGGAATGATGGATTTGGGCAATGATTTTCTAATCGGCGAACAATATTGGGATTTTATAGGCGGAAACGGGACTTTTTCTAAACTTTTAGAAGTCTTTGATGAAGTTGGCAAATATTATAAAGCTCGGCTGGATAAGAAATTTAAAGAAGTTGCAGAGAAAAGGTTGGATTCCTATTAAGAACTTAAAACAGCCTTTCGTGGCAAAAGGAATTTGATATGGCGAGATTAAAAACAGCAGTGATAGGCGCCGGCAAGATGGGCAGCCTGCATACAAGGATATACAGCGAGCTTGAGCTCAGTGAGCTTGCAGCGGTAGTAGATAGTGATTCGGCCAAGGCGGGCGAGCTTGCGGAAAAATACGGCTGCGAAGCGCTTTCGAGTCCTGAAGAGCTTATCGGGAAGGTTGATGCGGTAACGATAGCCGCACCGACAGACAGCCATCTGAAGATTGCTGCTCCCCTTATAAAAAACGGAATCGCTGTGCTTATAGAAAAGCCGCTGGCATCAAGCGTGGAGCAGGGCGAGGAGATTGCCCGCCTCGCACGCACCAAAGGCGTAACAGTTGCCGTGGGACACAGCGAACGCTGCAATCCTGTTGTGCAGGCGATGGACAGGCTCGAGATAAAGCCCCGATTCATCGAGGCCAACAGGGTGAGCCCGTATCCCTTCCGCTCAACGGATATCGGCGTTGTGCTGGATGTTATGATTCACGATATAGACATTATCCTCTCGATAGCGGGCAGTCCGGTTAAGAGCGTGGATGCTGTAGGCGTTGATGTTATCGGGCAGAATGAAGACATCTGCAATACGAGGATAGTTTTCGAAAATGGCTGCATGGCCAACGTAACTGCATCAAGGCTTGCCCTCAAAACAGAGCGGAAGATTCGGATTTTCAGCTCGCAGGCGTATCTGAGCCTCGATTATTTCCGCAAGGAGGGTATTGTAATTCAAACGGCCCCGAATGTTAATGTGGTTGAGTGGATAAGAGAGAGGCAGAAGGAGCCGGGATTCAGCTTTGAAAACGTGAATTGGCCGGATCTTCTGAATATCGAAAACCTCAAGATCGAAGACAAAGAGCCGCTCAAAGTTGAGCAGTCTGCTTTTCTTGAGGCTGCCGCCGGAAAACGCCGGAGACCGATCGTAACAGCCGAAGAAGGGCTTGCTGCCCTTGAGTGCGCATACAAAATCCTTGAGAGCATAAAGGAAAAGGCGTGGCAGTAATTAAGAGAAGTTTCTTTGCTTTGGCTTGAAATG
This window of the Sedimentisphaera salicampi genome carries:
- the lpxD gene encoding UDP-3-O-(3-hydroxymyristoyl)glucosamine N-acyltransferase, with translation MSKKFTAGRIAQALDAQFSGSPDKEFTGITSIDLADENKLTFADGKHLKRLAGSSAGGVIVPEMRKDIPDKLQFAVKDVNEALIKVLEMFALEPAFEPKIEPTAAVDENAKISSKAYIGDFVLVRGDVKIADGAVVKAGVKIQGPCEIGENTVIDSNCVLYPRTRIGRNCLIHAGTVIGATGYGYRPVNQMPKLIPHNGGVVIEDFVDIGANSCVDRAKFGDTVIGAGTKIDNLCQIAHNVKVGKCCLIAGQSGIGGSTVTGDGCILAGNSGAIDNIELGDKVTICATSTALKNLESGRVIAGPNGIDRAKYLKSQVLVGKLPEIVQRLKALEKRLNNETEND
- the lpxC gene encoding UDP-3-O-acyl-N-acetylglucosamine deacetylase, giving the protein MKQKTIKNEASLSGKGLFSGSAVEVKFIPAEADTGIVFVRTDNPSPTKIPAHVSSLIETSRRTALGKGEVTISTTEHCLAAVYALGIDNLVIEVAGPELPGLDGSAACYMEALKNAGIKQLAKDVNEFVVTEPIGIVEDDASIYALPGAEGKYTVSFDLNYNQVDAIGKQLFSFEVTPESFQREIAPARTFLLEKEAVEFQKNGIGSHLSPEDVLVIGEDGPISNEFRFEDECVRHKVLDIIGDLVLAGVRIKGKIVASRSGHELNRKLAAKISELSRKQQRKKKRGTDALLDIRNIQRILPHRYPFLLVDKIVDIEHDSKIVGVKNVTFNELFFQGHFPSNPIMPGVLIVEALAQVSGLLFAQKLENTGKLAVLMTMNDVKIRRSVVPGDQLVLLAETEKVRRRSAQCRCQAKVDGKVAAEAVLKFMLIDDDV
- the lpxA gene encoding acyl-ACP--UDP-N-acetylglucosamine O-acyltransferase; amino-acid sequence: MDNANIHPTAIVQDGAKIGDGVVIGPNCFVGSGAEIGDNTKLSANVIVEKNVVMGKDNVVYPQAVIGCGPQIFGKPSDYKYGRLVIGDSNIIREQVTIHPGMFEGSSTEVGSRNFLMIGVHIGHDCVIEDDIVTSNYSQISGHCWLQRGVWFSGIVTVHQFCTIGRWAYATGLTGINHDIPPFMTASGHYPCVVRTVNRRGMARAGLSQEEQKSVTDIFKKVYREGGPILEKVREMVGDESLKDVQREIIEFISRASEHRFGRYLETKRQD
- a CDS encoding DNA methyltransferase, producing MDNLLTIKQASVWASKHLGRDVTPSNISYLVQYGRIPKRGDNGRVLVDKLELQAYYRKHFSTTEDRWKQKLGQDLNWHLSFSDCKESERTKHVHRLHPYKGKFIPQLVEYFLDEHTDEFKKEAYFKPGDIVLDPFCGSGTTLVQANELGINAIGIDVSAFNAYISNVKVSHFDLEDIKAEAAKISKNLSEFQRQNNNAAFEQHLLEKLKEFNNKYFPSPQFRFKVRKGEINEKQYSKQKAEEFLKTYSKLVDEYNLQLRQPKEDTFLEKWFLQPVRNELDFVFEQVKGIENIKTKKVLGLVLSRTMRSCRATTHADLATLKDPITQTYYCRKHGKICKPLFSILGWWQRYVQDTIDRLEKFSNLRTDTYQRCLVGDSRNIDIVSNLKDKAPKLAASIQEEGVAGIFSSPPYVGLIDYHEQHAYAYDLFGFERNDDLEIGPLYKGRGKEARDSYIEGISEVLLNSKPVLKEDYNIFLVANDKDGLYRSIAERAGMRIVREFKRPVLSRVEKDRSAYSETIFHMKEK
- a CDS encoding TdeIII family type II restriction endonuclease; translated protein: MALSYNQVEQIKQLLSEKIENKLSRYGRETVSMPFLARLIQDNEKIAAYSFIHSIATTLGMSIYEDVSVIIASERSQEAYKKYGVGGVLASEQKDRISSIVNELRNGSRDANIENEISEVLSASAQGGEFQKSGNEADFYMKRDGEEYFFEIKTVKPNIDVFQASKTKLLEWVARKRERVNVYLAFPYNPYHPEPYSRFTEVGMMDLGNDFLIGEQYWDFIGGNGTFSKLLEVFDEVGKYYKARLDKKFKEVAEKRLDSY
- a CDS encoding Gfo/Idh/MocA family protein encodes the protein MARLKTAVIGAGKMGSLHTRIYSELELSELAAVVDSDSAKAGELAEKYGCEALSSPEELIGKVDAVTIAAPTDSHLKIAAPLIKNGIAVLIEKPLASSVEQGEEIARLARTKGVTVAVGHSERCNPVVQAMDRLEIKPRFIEANRVSPYPFRSTDIGVVLDVMIHDIDIILSIAGSPVKSVDAVGVDVIGQNEDICNTRIVFENGCMANVTASRLALKTERKIRIFSSQAYLSLDYFRKEGIVIQTAPNVNVVEWIRERQKEPGFSFENVNWPDLLNIENLKIEDKEPLKVEQSAFLEAAAGKRRRPIVTAEEGLAALECAYKILESIKEKAWQ